A segment of the Flavobacterium azooxidireducens genome:
GTAATTATAGGTTTCAATTTGTGCTCTGAAAACACGGTCGTTTTCTTTTCGAACACGGTATTTATTGTCTAATTTTTCAGAATGATAACGTGCTTTTACATTTCCATTCCAACCCACATCAAAACTTTCGATGAGTTCTAATTTGATATTTTCATCATAAATCGGACAGGTTACTTCTACTCTGGCATCAATATTTCGGGTCATGAAATCGGCAGAAGAAATAAAAACTTCCGGTTTGCCGTGATTTCCAAAGATAAAAATTCGGGAATGTTCCAGAAAATTATCAACAATACTAATGGCTTCGATGTTTTCGCTCATTCCCTTCACACCCGGAATCAAGCAACAAATTCCACGGATAATTAATTGAATCTTCACTCCTGCTCTACTTGCATCATATAATTTATCAATCATTCGTGTATCTGATAAACTATTCATCTTCAACTTAATATATGTTTCTTTTCCTGAAAGAGCATGCATAATTTCTCGATCAATGAGTTTATACATTTTATTTCGGGTATAATGCGGCGAAACAACCAAATGTTTGTAGCGATGTACACGGTAATTGACTTCAAAGAAATCAAATACTTTATCGGCATCTTTTAAAATCTGCTGATGGCTTGTAAACAAAGTAACATCGGTGTAGACTTTTGCAGTTGATTCGTTGAAATTTCCGGTTGAAATGAATCCGTAACGTTTTATTTTTTTATCTTCAAATCGATCAATAACACAAATTTTACTGTGAACTTTCAATCCTTTTACACCAAAAATTAAGTTAATTCCTTCGGTTTGCATTTGTTCTGCATACGAAATATTGCTGGCTTCGTCAAAACGAGCTTGCAATTCAATTTGAACGGTTACTTTTTTTCCGTTTTTGGCAGCATTAATCAATGAACTAATAATTTGAGAATTTTTAGCCAATCGGTATAATGTAATTTTTATACTAACCACTTTTGGATCAAGAGCCGCTTCACGAAGAAACTTAATTAAATAGGAAAATGATTGATACGGTGCGTTGACCAAATAATCTTTTTCGCTGATTTTTTTGATGATGCTTCCTTCCAAACCTAATCCATCAACAGGAAGTGGAGTTTTTGGTTGGTATAATAAATCGTAACGACCCAAGTTTGGAAAATCCATGTAGTCACGACGGTTGTGGTATCTTCCTCCGGGAATGATGCTATCGGTTGAATCGATGTTCATTTTTTCTAAGAAAAACTTCAGCGTATCTTTATCTATCGATTGATCATAGACAAATCGAACCGGTTCACCAATTCTTCTGTCGCGAACACTCTCGGAAATTTTTTCGGCAAAACTTTTACTAATGTCGCTGTCAATTTCCAGCTGAGCATCACGGGTAATTTTTATCA
Coding sequences within it:
- the ppk1 gene encoding polyphosphate kinase 1 — encoded protein: MIKAIEYRYVDREKSWLCFNARVLQEAADPTVPLLDRLRFLGIFSNNLDEFFRVRFAAIRRLSLSGQTGEKYFGGISSQQLLKDITDVVIKQQSESLRILNIIEKELEKEGVFIINEKEISKEQENYIRDFFIQKVSPALVTIILNDLAEFPLLRDTSGYLAVKLVMKNESEEKSSFLGFKKAKKDIRYAVVEIPKTVNRFVVLPSNGEKQYIILLDDVIRYNLKSIFNIFEYESVSAHMIKITRDAQLEIDSDISKSFAEKISESVRDRRIGEPVRFVYDQSIDKDTLKFFLEKMNIDSTDSIIPGGRYHNRRDYMDFPNLGRYDLLYQPKTPLPVDGLGLEGSIIKKISEKDYLVNAPYQSFSYLIKFLREAALDPKVVSIKITLYRLAKNSQIISSLINAAKNGKKVTVQIELQARFDEASNISYAEQMQTEGINLIFGVKGLKVHSKICVIDRFEDKKIKRYGFISTGNFNESTAKVYTDVTLFTSHQQILKDADKVFDFFEVNYRVHRYKHLVVSPHYTRNKMYKLIDREIMHALSGKETYIKLKMNSLSDTRMIDKLYDASRAGVKIQLIIRGICCLIPGVKGMSENIEAISIVDNFLEHSRIFIFGNHGKPEVFISSADFMTRNIDARVEVTCPIYDENIKLELIESFDVGWNGNVKARYHSEKLDNKYRVRKENDRVFRAQIETYNYYRNQLEVITEKL